Below is a window of Mycobacterium dioxanotrophicus DNA.
TCGATGGAGAACCGGCGCAGCCAGGCCCGTAGTTCGGCTTCCTCGGTGGCGATCGGTGATGGCGTCAAGCGCATCGTGGAGCGGTGCAGACCGACCACGGTGCAGGCGCGGCGCTGCGACACCCCGAACCGCTCACGCAGCATGGTCGCTGCGCGGCGTTTGCGGTTCGGGGTCAGAAGTTTCCCGACGAAATCTCCTTGAGCATGTCGATGTCGAGAGCCTGGTTGGCGACCAGCTTCTTGAGCCGGGCGTTTTCGGCCTCGAGCTCTTTGAGGCGCTTGGCGTCGTTGGCCTTCATGCCCCCGTATTGGGCCAGCCAGCGATGCCACGTCGATTCCGCGATCTCCAGGTGCCGGCACACCTCGGCCAGTTCCTGGCCCGACGCGAGCAGCTTGTTGCCCTCGGCGAGCTTGCGGATGATCTGATCCGGCGTATGCCGCCGGCGCTTGTTCGATGCCATGTCGTTGTCGATTCTTCCTACCCGAACACTCGGGCAACAGAGTCCCACAACGACTGGACCACTACAGAGGGCTCACCTCAGGCGCTGGTCGAAACGGTTCAGCTCTGCCGGGTGTCTGGTTGCGAGAGTGGACGGGTGTCGGTAATTGAACGCGCAACTAGATGGCTTCACGCGACGTCATGGGCTCCTGTTAGCGCACGAATGAAGTCACGTCGACTTGGGACTCGATGGCGTCGGCAAGTATTGCTACCGGTAGGTAAAGGGCCTGCTCTGCTGCGGTGTTCCCCGATCTTGAAACGTTGGGGTTGCAACCAGGTCTTTGCACGCGAAACGATCGGAATGCCGACGCTGTGTTTTCGCTTATATGTAGCCTGCATAGCGTTGTATGTTGTTGCTCTCCGCGACGTCGCGAACGGGGATCGTGACTGTCGCCGTTTGTTTCACATCGCTGACCCGAGGGTGAAATATGACAGCTTCAGTAAGGGGCGTATCTGAACGTCCGACCGTGTACCGCGTCGCCGACCACATCGTCGACTATCTGGCCGCCGGCGGGGTGTCCCATATATTCGGTGTGGACGGCGCCAACATCGAAGACTTGTACGACGCCGCATACTTCTGTGACGGCATCACCGCGGTACTCGCCAAGCACGAATTCTCTGCGGCAACCATGGCCGACGGGTACAGCCGCAGCGGAGCAGGCCTCGGCGTTGTCATGGCCACCTCGGGCGGCGGCTGTCTGAATCTGATCCCCGGGCTGGGTGAATCGCTCGCGAGCCGGGTCCCGGTCCTGGCACTCGTCGGCCAGGCGCCTACGGCACTCGACGGCCGCGGAAGCTTCCAGGACACCAGTGGACGCGCAGGTTCGCTGAACGCCGAGACGCTCTTCGGAGCGGTGTCGGTGAGCTGCGAACGTGTGCTGCGGCCCGCCGACATCGTCAGCGCACTGCCCAGGGCCATCGCGGCCGCTCGTACCGGCGGCCCTGCCGTATTGCTTTTGCCCAAAGACATCCAGCAACAACCACTGGGCTTCAGCGGACCCAAATCACACAACGGTCAGGCGCTGGGGCAACGGCAGGTGGGGGATCCGCACCCGCTCGTCCGCGCTCTGCGCAAGGCGCACGGGCCGATCACGATCATCGCCGGCGAGCAGGTGGCCCGCGACGACGCGCGCGCCGAACTGGAGCAACTGCGTTCCGTCCTGCGGGCACGCGTCGCCTGTGTACCCGACGCGAAAGATGTCGCGGGGACGCCCGGGATGGGTTCGTCGTCGGCGCTGGGGGTCACCGGAGTGATCGGCCACCCGGGAACGGTCGACGCGGTCGCGCAGAGTGCGGTGTGTCTGTTGGTCGGAACGCGGATGCCCGTGATGGCCCGGACCGGGTTGGACGCCGCGCTCGGTGCGACGCGCACGCTGTCGATCGGGTCGGCCCCGCCGTACCTGCCGTGCACCCACGTGCACACCGAAGATCTGCGGGCATCACTGAACCGGCTTACTCGCGCGCTCACCGGCCACGGCAGGCCGCTCGGTGTCCGGGTACCGGATACGGTGCCGCACAACGAACTTGCCCCGCCGTGGTGTTCCGACGAGGGGGTGCGGTACCGCGACGCCATGCTCGCGCTCGACCGGGCCTTGCCGGACGGGGTGAACATCGTCGTCGACGCCGGCAACACCGGGGCCTCTGCTGTGCACTATCTGCCGGTGCGGCGCGGTGGACGGTTCATCGTCGCGCTGGGCATGGGCGGCATGGGCTACAGCTTCGGCGCGGGGATCGGCATGGCGTTTGCCGGTCGCAAGCGCACGGTGATCATCGCCGGCGACGGGTCCTTCTATATGCACGGGATGGAGTTGCACACCGCCGTCCAGCACCGCCTGCCGGTGACCGTGGTGTTGTTCAACAACAACGCCCACGCCATGTGTGTGACCCGTGAGCAGCTCTACTACGACGACCGCTACAGCTATAACCGGTTCTCGCCCAGTCGGCTCGGCGCCGGCCTGGCGGCGATGTTCCCGGGCCTGGCCTCGACGGACGTCACCGCCATCGACCGACTGCCGGCCGCGCTCGCCGATGCGTTGGGAACCGACGGTCCGTCGGTGGTCAGTATCGAATGCTCTGCGGACGAAATCCCGCCGTTTGCACCGTTTCTCACGGCCATCGGTACTTCCGCAGCCCAGAACAGTCCATCAACAGAACAGGAGGGCACGGTCAATGTCCCTGCCAGCGCTTGACGATATCGCCACCCATTCCGGCAGCTCCGATGCCATCCCCGGGGTCCACCGCATCGAGACGTCGCCGCGGGACAAGGCGACTCCGATCATCCTGGAGATGATGCACTCGGTGTATCCCCACGACCAGGTGTTCGGTGAATACTGCACCGTCAACGACTACGTCGACTGCCCGCCCGACGAACTGTACGAATATCTCTCCGACACCCGCTGTCTCGAGGAGTGGACGTACAGCCTGCGTGGTTTCGAAGAGATAGATGAGTCCGCGGACGTGAGGAGCAGCAACGGCGGAAGCCTGTGGCTGGCGTGGGACAAACTGGGCTCGGAGACCGAGATCTACACCAGGACGGTGGCCAACCCCCAGGCCCGCACAGTCGACTACCACTGCGCGTGGGATCAGGGCAAGCATTTGTGGATGATCTACCTGATGCGGGTCGTCGACGCGCAACTGGTGCTCAACAAGCCGGGATCGGTTGTGCTGTGGACCAATTGCCATCATCCGTTCTATGACCACAACGCCTATCCGGAGACCGCGCCTGCCGGGCGGCCGGTGTGGGTCGGTGACTTCTGGGACATGTTCGGCGCGGGTCATCTGCTCGAACTGCGGAACCTGAAGGCCATCGCCGAGTACCGGCACCACAATGGGCTGCCCATCACCCCGGACTGGATGCGGGAGTCCAACCGGCACAAGACAAGTGTCGGCTGATGGTGAGGACCACCCGCACCCCGGCCGTCAGCCTGCTCGACATCGCGACCTACCTACCGGAGAACCGCGTGCCCGCGCAGTGGTATGCCGATCACGCGGAAACCGATACGTTGCGCGACAATCCGATGTTCGCGCCGCCGGAGTACCGCCATCATTCGGCACTCGAGGAATCCAACGTCGACATGATCGAGCGGGCCGTTTCGGCGCTGACGGCCAGACACGGCCGCGGAATGCCCGACGACGTCGACATCCTGCTGACGCATTCGCAGATGCCCGATCTGCCGATCGTCGGTGCCGGCGGTGAGACGGCCGCCCGGCTGGGCATCAAGCCCAAGTGGATCCTCGACGTGCACAACGGCGGCTGCGCCGCATTCGTCTACATGCTCAGCCTCGCACGTCAGCTGTTGTGGTCCGGAGCGGGCCGTACCGCGTTGATCGCTGCTTCGGTCAACGCCGCAGGCAAGATCTTCGAGCAGGATCAGGTCGTCAAGCTCG
It encodes the following:
- a CDS encoding SRPBCC family protein, translated to MSLPALDDIATHSGSSDAIPGVHRIETSPRDKATPIILEMMHSVYPHDQVFGEYCTVNDYVDCPPDELYEYLSDTRCLEEWTYSLRGFEEIDESADVRSSNGGSLWLAWDKLGSETEIYTRTVANPQARTVDYHCAWDQGKHLWMIYLMRVVDAQLVLNKPGSVVLWTNCHHPFYDHNAYPETAPAGRPVWVGDFWDMFGAGHLLELRNLKAIAEYRHHNGLPITPDWMRESNRHKTSVG
- a CDS encoding thiamine pyrophosphate-binding protein gives rise to the protein MTASVRGVSERPTVYRVADHIVDYLAAGGVSHIFGVDGANIEDLYDAAYFCDGITAVLAKHEFSAATMADGYSRSGAGLGVVMATSGGGCLNLIPGLGESLASRVPVLALVGQAPTALDGRGSFQDTSGRAGSLNAETLFGAVSVSCERVLRPADIVSALPRAIAAARTGGPAVLLLPKDIQQQPLGFSGPKSHNGQALGQRQVGDPHPLVRALRKAHGPITIIAGEQVARDDARAELEQLRSVLRARVACVPDAKDVAGTPGMGSSSALGVTGVIGHPGTVDAVAQSAVCLLVGTRMPVMARTGLDAALGATRTLSIGSAPPYLPCTHVHTEDLRASLNRLTRALTGHGRPLGVRVPDTVPHNELAPPWCSDEGVRYRDAMLALDRALPDGVNIVVDAGNTGASAVHYLPVRRGGRFIVALGMGGMGYSFGAGIGMAFAGRKRTVIIAGDGSFYMHGMELHTAVQHRLPVTVVLFNNNAHAMCVTREQLYYDDRYSYNRFSPSRLGAGLAAMFPGLASTDVTAIDRLPAALADALGTDGPSVVSIECSADEIPPFAPFLTAIGTSAAQNSPSTEQEGTVNVPASA